Proteins encoded in a region of the Paraburkholderia flava genome:
- a CDS encoding DUF4118 domain-containing protein has product MTRPDPDALLDKLQREEEKSQRGKLKIFFGASAGAGKTYAMLQAARRHQEEGIDVVVGIVETHGRGETAALLDGLEVLPLAHIEYRNRKLGEFDLDGALARKPQLILVDELAHSNVQGARHLKRWQDVYELLDAGIDVYTTVNVQHLESLNDVVGQITGIRVWETVPDRVFDSADEITLVDLPAEELLSRMREGKVYLPAQAERAVRNFFRKGNLIALRELALRRTADRVDAQMREYRADRSIQRIWQARERLLVCVGPGPEAPTLVRGAARLAASLKADWIAVYVETPALQRLPAARRERTLDALRLASELGAETATLANNDAVAALIGYAQVRNVSKLVAGGSLRTGVMRWLRRPFGERLAERAGDLELTLIRATDAREAGRDASRTPLDAGVRAWRDALGAARERRSPPRAYVGALVLCAAITLIASQLIDHIDLANLVMLYLLGVIFAAVKLGRGPGVVLSFASVAAFDFFFVPPRMSFSVSDTQYLLTFIGMLLTSLVISHLTSSLRREASVAQRREARTDAMYAMARELAAALTTEQIVGIGSRHVHEVFRARVAMLLPDSVDHVRQKIEDPDAAVTLDGSDLDSDVGQWVYDQQKKAGRGTDTLPATTALYLPLKAPMRTRGVLAVSTTDPHELDVPEQQRMLDAFAAQIALALERVHYVDIARDALVNMESERLRNSLLSAISHDLRTPLTTIVGFASMLAQTRQQAHEQSPDAAPQPGDDLIEAIHEESLRMAGIVTNLLDMARLQAGGLQLNRQWTLLEETVGAALRACRRVLARHPAQVRLPSDLPLLQLDAVLMERLFANLFENAAKYTPADTPLAIGAQRIDDSDGKPFVRVTVDDNGPGLPLGMETRIFDKFTRGEKESAKPGIGLGLAICRAIVEAHGGTIGAMNRVAQDGHVEGARFWFMLPVETPPPAPDAAELPDGDVDDDEPVHNDHPEDEPTQSSDHAKAAHLRATPGDPPARDGTQPVAGPNHE; this is encoded by the coding sequence ATGACCCGACCCGATCCCGACGCACTGCTCGACAAACTGCAGCGCGAAGAAGAAAAAAGCCAGCGCGGCAAGCTGAAGATTTTCTTCGGCGCGTCGGCCGGCGCGGGCAAGACCTACGCGATGCTGCAGGCCGCGCGACGCCATCAGGAAGAAGGCATCGACGTGGTGGTCGGCATCGTCGAGACGCATGGCCGCGGCGAGACCGCCGCGCTGCTCGACGGCCTCGAAGTGCTGCCGCTCGCGCATATCGAATACCGTAACCGCAAGCTCGGCGAGTTCGATCTCGATGGTGCACTTGCGCGCAAGCCGCAACTCATACTCGTCGACGAACTCGCGCATTCGAACGTGCAGGGCGCACGTCACCTGAAGCGCTGGCAGGACGTCTACGAACTGCTCGACGCGGGCATCGACGTCTACACGACGGTCAACGTCCAGCATCTGGAAAGCCTGAACGACGTGGTCGGACAGATCACCGGCATCCGCGTGTGGGAGACGGTGCCCGACCGCGTGTTCGACAGCGCCGACGAGATCACGCTGGTCGACCTGCCGGCCGAGGAACTGCTGTCGCGGATGCGCGAGGGCAAGGTCTATCTGCCCGCGCAGGCCGAGCGCGCGGTGCGCAATTTCTTTCGCAAGGGCAACCTGATCGCGCTGCGCGAGCTGGCGCTGCGGCGCACCGCCGACCGCGTCGACGCGCAGATGCGCGAGTACCGCGCGGACCGTTCGATCCAGCGTATCTGGCAGGCGCGTGAGCGGCTGCTGGTGTGCGTCGGTCCCGGTCCCGAAGCGCCGACGCTGGTGCGCGGTGCTGCGCGGCTCGCGGCGAGCCTCAAAGCTGACTGGATCGCGGTCTATGTTGAAACGCCGGCGCTGCAGCGGTTGCCCGCCGCGCGTCGCGAACGCACGCTCGACGCGCTGCGCCTCGCATCCGAACTCGGCGCCGAGACCGCGACGCTCGCGAACAACGACGCGGTCGCCGCGCTGATCGGCTATGCGCAGGTGCGCAACGTGTCGAAGCTGGTCGCGGGCGGTTCGCTGCGCACCGGCGTGATGCGCTGGCTGCGTCGGCCGTTCGGCGAACGTCTTGCGGAACGCGCGGGCGATCTCGAACTGACCTTGATCCGCGCCACCGATGCGCGCGAAGCAGGCCGCGACGCATCGCGCACGCCGCTCGACGCAGGCGTGCGCGCGTGGCGCGATGCACTCGGCGCGGCCCGCGAACGCCGTTCGCCGCCGCGCGCGTATGTGGGGGCGCTCGTGCTGTGCGCGGCCATCACGCTGATCGCGAGTCAACTGATCGACCATATCGATCTCGCGAACCTCGTGATGCTGTATCTGCTCGGCGTGATTTTCGCTGCGGTGAAGCTGGGGCGCGGGCCGGGTGTCGTGCTGTCGTTCGCGAGCGTCGCGGCGTTCGATTTCTTCTTCGTGCCGCCGCGCATGTCGTTCTCCGTGTCGGACACGCAGTACCTGCTGACCTTCATCGGCATGCTGCTGACGTCGCTCGTGATCAGCCATCTGACGTCGAGCCTGCGCCGCGAAGCGAGCGTCGCGCAGCGCCGCGAGGCGCGCACCGACGCGATGTACGCGATGGCGCGCGAACTGGCGGCTGCGCTGACGACCGAACAGATCGTCGGGATCGGCAGCCGGCATGTGCACGAAGTGTTTCGCGCGCGTGTCGCGATGCTGTTGCCGGACAGCGTCGACCACGTGCGGCAGAAGATCGAGGACCCCGATGCGGCGGTGACGCTCGACGGTTCGGATCTCGATAGCGACGTCGGCCAGTGGGTCTACGATCAGCAGAAAAAGGCGGGACGCGGCACCGATACGCTGCCCGCGACGACCGCGCTGTATCTGCCGCTGAAGGCACCGATGCGCACGCGCGGCGTGCTCGCGGTGTCGACCACCGATCCGCACGAACTCGACGTGCCCGAACAGCAGCGGATGCTCGACGCGTTCGCCGCGCAGATCGCGCTCGCGCTCGAACGCGTGCATTACGTCGACATCGCGCGCGACGCGCTCGTCAATATGGAATCGGAGCGGCTGCGCAACTCGCTGCTGTCGGCGATCTCGCACGATCTGCGCACGCCGCTGACGACGATCGTCGGCTTCGCGTCGATGCTCGCGCAGACGCGTCAGCAGGCGCATGAGCAATCGCCCGACGCTGCGCCTCAACCCGGCGACGATCTGATCGAAGCGATTCACGAAGAGTCGCTGCGGATGGCCGGCATCGTCACCAATCTGCTCGACATGGCGCGTCTGCAGGCGGGCGGCTTGCAGCTGAACCGTCAATGGACGCTGCTCGAAGAGACTGTCGGCGCCGCGCTGCGCGCGTGCCGTCGCGTGCTCGCGCGGCATCCGGCGCAGGTGCGTCTTCCGTCTGACCTCCCGCTGTTGCAGCTCGATGCCGTGTTGATGGAACGCCTGTTCGCGAACCTGTTCGAGAACGCGGCGAAGTACACGCCGGCCGATACGCCGCTCGCGATCGGCGCGCAGCGCATCGACGACAGCGACGGCAAGCCGTTCGTCCGCGTAACCGTCGACGATAACGGCCCCGGCCTGCCGCTCGGCATGGAAACGCGCATCTTCGACAAGTTCACGCGCGGCGAGAAGGAATCGGCGAAACCGGGCATCGGGCTCGGGCTTGCGATCTGCCGCGCGATCGTCGAGGCGCATGGCGGGACGATCGGCGCGATGAACCGGGTCGCGCAGGACGGACACGTCGAAGGCGCGCGCTTCTGGTTCATGCTGCCGGTCGAGACGCCGCCGCCGGCGCCCGATGCAGCCGAATTGCCGGACGGGGATGTGGATGACGACGAGCCCGTGCATAACGATCATCCAGAAGACGAACCGACCCAAAGCAGCGATCATGCGAAAGCTGCTCACCTTCGCGCGACACCCGGCGACCCGCCCGCGCGCGACGGCACCCAACCCGTAGCGGGACCGAATCATGAATGA
- the kdpC gene encoding potassium-transporting ATPase subunit KdpC: MKNLFRPMIVLFAVLTAITGLAYPAVMTAVGQVAFNSQANGSIIERDGKVVGSALIGQQFDAPQYFWGRLSATAPMPYNAAGSSASNLGPTNPALSDEVKGRIDALKAAGTDMSQPVPVDLVTSSGSGLDPEISPAAAEYQIDRVAKARKMNPNDVTALVDRYTRGRQFGILGEARVNVLQLNLALDAAAHG; encoded by the coding sequence ATGAAAAACTTATTTCGTCCGATGATCGTGCTGTTCGCCGTGCTCACGGCGATCACCGGTCTCGCTTATCCCGCCGTGATGACTGCGGTGGGCCAGGTGGCGTTCAACAGTCAGGCTAACGGCAGCATCATCGAGCGCGACGGCAAGGTGGTCGGCTCGGCGCTGATCGGCCAGCAGTTCGATGCGCCGCAGTACTTCTGGGGCCGTCTGTCGGCGACCGCGCCGATGCCGTACAACGCGGCAGGTTCGAGCGCATCGAACCTCGGCCCGACCAACCCGGCGCTGTCCGATGAGGTGAAAGGCCGCATCGACGCACTGAAGGCCGCGGGCACCGACATGTCGCAGCCTGTGCCGGTCGATCTCGTGACGTCGTCGGGTAGCGGTCTCGATCCGGAGATCAGCCCGGCTGCCGCGGAGTATCAGATCGATCGCGTCGCGAAGGCGCGCAAGATGAACCCGAACGACGTCACCGCGCTGGTCGATCGGTACACGCGCGGCCGGCAGTTCGGCATCCTCGGCGAAGCACGCGTCAACGTGCTGCAGCTGAATCTCGCGCTCGACGCCGCGGCGCACGGCTGA